A single window of Salvia splendens isolate huo1 chromosome 8, SspV2, whole genome shotgun sequence DNA harbors:
- the LOC121743898 gene encoding aspartic proteinase 36-like: MLPMNIPAAVAAFLALSVALVGGVTLTLERANHEGVELSRLREIDRARHGRILQQRPAASSVVDFPVEGTFDPYLVGLYFTRVKLGNPPREFYVQIDTGSDVLWVGCTPCNGCPTSSGLQIQLEFFDPSSSSTASLISCSDRRCAVGEQSGDSLCSSKNQCGYTFQYGDGSGTSGYYLSDYMYLDAVVGNSVTANTSASVVFGCSTSQTGDLTKPDRAVDGIFGFGQQGLSVISQLSSQGITPNAFSHCLNGGNGGGGILVLGQIVEPNLVYTPLVPSQPHYNVNLQSISVNGQTLAIDASVFSTSNNGGTIIDSGTTLAYLAEEAYDPFVSAIMQTVSSSVRPVSSKGNQCYLATSSVSEVFPQVSLNFANGASMILRPEDYLLQQNSIGGAAVWCIGFQKIQNKGITILGDLVLKDKIVVYDLAGQRIGWANYDCSSYVNVSTSNTGPTEFVNMGQFDNNNSPHYKPCSLLLNMAIGLLLHSIFFGVLLPSFL, encoded by the exons ATGCTACCGATGAATATTCCGGCTGCGGTGGCGGCGTTTCTCGCGCTGTCGGTTGCGCTAGTTGGTGGCGTGACGTTGACTCTAGAGAGGGCGAATCACGAGGGGGTCGAGCTGAGTCGACTCAGAGAAATCGACCGCGCCAGGCACGGCAGAATCCTGCAGCAACGCCCCGCCGCCTCCAGCGTCGTTGATTTTCCGGTTGAAGGCACCTTTGATCCTTATCTTGTAgg GCTGTATTTTACAAGAGTTAAATTGGGAAATCCTCCAAGAGAATTTTATGTACAGATAGATACAGGAAGTGATGTCCTCTGGGTCGGTTGCACTCCCTGCAACGGTTGCCCCACTTCCAGCGGACTCCAG ATACAGCTTGAGTTTTTCGATCCATCAAGCTCATCGACTGCAAGTCTCATTTCATGCTCAGACCGAAGGTGTGCAGTAGGGGAGCAGTCCGGCGACTCACTCTGTTCAAGTAAGAATCAATGTGGATACACCTTCCAATATGGCGATGGTAGTGGCACCTCCGGATATTATCTATCAGACTACATGTATCTCGATGCTGTAGTTGGGAACTCAGTGACTGCTAACACTTCAGCATCTGTTGTTTTTGG CTGTAGCACGTCCCAGACGGGAGATCTTACCAAGCCAGATAGGGCAGTTGATGGTATATTTGGTTTTGGACAGCAGGGCTTGTCTGTGATTTCACAACTTTCTTCACAGGGTATTACACCCAATGCGTTTTCTCACTGCCTCAATGGGGGAAACGGTGGTGGTGGTATTTTGGTGCTTGGCCAGATTGTGGAACCAAATTTAGTTTACACGCCGCTTGTACCATCACA GCCACATTACAACGTAAATCTACAAAGCATCTCTGTGAATGGACAGACACTAGCCATTGATGCATCAGTATTTTCAACATCAAACAATGGAGGGACAATAATTGATTCAGGAACAACGTTGGCATACCTTGCTGAAGAGGCTTATGATCCTTTTGTCAGTGCC ATTATGCAAACTGTTTCATCAAGCGTACGCCCTGTTTCTTCCAAGGGGAACCAGTGCTATCTAGCCACCTCTAG TGTCTCGGAAGTTTTCCCTCAAGTTAGTTTAAACTTTGCTAATGGTGCTTCAATGATTCTGAGACCTGAGGATTACCTTCTGCAGCAAAACTCGATT GGTGGTGCTGCTGTATGGTGCATTGGCTTCCAGAAAATTCAGAATAAAGGAATAACAATTCTAGGAG ACCTTGTCTTGAAAGATAAAATTGTTGTGTACGATTTGGCTGGCCAAAGAATCGGATGGGCAAACTACGACT GCTCATCGTATGTGAACGTCTCCACAAGCAATACAGGCCCGACCGAGTTTGTCAACATGGGACAGTTTGACAACAATAACTCACCACATTACAAGCCTTGCAGTCTGTTGTTAAACATGGCTATAGGCCTCTTATTGCACAGTATATTCTTTGGTGTTCTGTTACCATCATTTTTATGA
- the LOC121743131 gene encoding histone H2B — translation MAPKRRPGRAVVTTKKVVEETVELVVTGRESSEGDERRVKLVSSSKTANENVEVVTSATAPPSPQDEDETQPYEPKKAPTPPETPQAERTVRPKRKAEEGTKKVEKKKKKKKKKRGGGGGGEGYKTYLFKVMKQVHPELGISGKAMVILNNLMVDMFERLAEEAARLQKYTGRRTMSSREIQGAVKLVLPGELGKHAIAESTKAVTNYISYVTAH, via the coding sequence ATGGCACCGAAAAGGCGGCCGGGGAGGGCGGTGGTGACAACCAAGAAAGTGGTGGAGGAAACCGTGGAATTGGTAGTCACGGGAAGGGAATCATCAGAAGGCGATGAGAGGAGAGTAAAATTGGTCTCCTCTTCCAAAACAGCCAACGAGAATGTGGAGGTCGTCACGTCCGCCACCGCTCCTCCGTCGCCTCAAGACGAGGACGAAACGCAGCCATACGAGCCGAAAAAGGCTCCCACTCCCCCAGAAACACCGCAGGCGGAGAGGACAGTAAGGCCTAAAAGGAAGGCGGAAGAAGGAACGAAGAAagtggagaagaagaagaagaagaagaagaagaagagaggcgGCGGGGGTGGAGGAGAAGGGTACAAGACGTACCTATTCAAGGTGATGAAGCAGGTGCACCCGGAGTTGGGGATATCGGGGAAGGCGATGGTGATTCTCAACAACTTGATGGTGGACATGTTCGAGAGGCtggcggaggaggcggcgaGGCTGCAGAAGTACACGGGGAGGCGGACGATGTCGTCGAGGGAGATTCAGGGGGCTGTGAAGCTGGTGCTGCCGGGGGAGTTGGGGAAGCATGCCATTGCTGAGAGCACCAAGGCTGTCACTAACTACATTTCTTATGTCACTGCTCATTAG
- the LOC121744826 gene encoding vacuolar protein sorting-associated protein 41 homolog, with protein sequence MWAKENGIEGDDEREEESEEDNSDEEEEEEPRLKYQRMGGSVPTLLQSDAASCIAVSERMIALGTHSGSVHILDFLGNQVKEFIAHTAAVNDLCFDIEGEYIGSCSDDGSVVINSLFTEERLKFEYHRPMKAIALDPDYVRKASRRFVTGGLAGHLYYNVKKWIGYRDQVLHSGEGPIHSVKWRNSLIAWANDAGVKVYDAANDQRLTFIERPRGSPRPELLLPHLAWQDDNLLVIGWGTSIKIVSIRNNQNIANDTCKNLQISSLNKVDIVASFQTSYFISGIAPFGDSLVILAYVPVEEDGEKDFSSATPSRQGNAQRPEVRVVTRNNDELSTDALPIHGFEHYKAKDYSLAHSPFSGSSYSGGQWAAGSEPLYYIVSPKDVVIAKPRDTEDHISWLLQHGCHEKALAAVEAGQGRSELHEEVKLKYLDSLIVEHKYAEAASHCPKLLRGSAAWERWVFHFAHLRQLPVLVPYIPTENPRLRDTAYEVALVALATNPSFHKDLLSIIRTWPHNIYSASPVISAIEPQLNTSSSTDALREALAELYVIDGQYEKAFSLYADLMKPDLFDFIEKHNLHDGIREKVAQLMMIDCKRAISLFIHHRDIVSPSDVVSQIVAAKTKCDYRQFLHLYLHSLFESNPHAGRDFHDMQVELYADYDPKMLLPFLRSSQHYTLEKAHEICVKRGLLKEQVFILGRMGNAKQALTVIINKLGDIEEAIEFVSNQHDDDLWEELIKQCMNKPEMVGVLLEHTVGNLDPLYIVNRVPNGLEIPRLRDRLVKIITDYRTETSLRHGCNDILKADCVNLLIKCYKEARRAIYLGNKEDESHSKSNNKNSASQPAKRSVSVRTTEVKSKSRCGARCCICFDPFSIQDVAIYAFFCCHAYHETCLSDSIVSISRQTKPATPPHWNNLQYYSDNGDDNDDDDGSVDDARMRCILCTTAAG encoded by the exons ATGTGGGCGAAGGAAAACGGAATCGAGGGCGATGACGAGCGAGAAGAGGAATCTGAAGAAGACAACtccgacgaggaggaggaggaggagccgcGCCTCAAGTACCAGCGTATGGGCGGCAGCGTCCCCACTCTCCTACAGAGCGACGCCGCCTCGTGCATCGCCGTTTCCGAGCGCATGATCGCTCTCGGCACTCACTCCGGCTCCGTCCACATTCTCGATTTCCTCGGGAATCAA GTTAAAGAATTCATTGCTCATACTGCTGCAGTTAACGATCTGTGCTTCGATATCGAAGGTGAATATATTGGAAGCTGCTCCGATGATGGTTCTGTTGTAATAAATAGTCTTTTTACTGAGGAAAGATTGAAATTTGAGTATCATCGTCCTATGAAGGCAATTGCTTTAGACCCGGATTACGTGAGAAAAGCATCCAGAAGATTTGTTACTGGAGGTTTAGCTGGCCATTTATATTATAACGTGAAGAAATGGATAGGTTATCGAGACCAG GTCCTGCACTCTGGTGAAGGCCCAATTCATTCAGTAAAGTGGAGAAATAGTCTCATCGCCTGGGCTAATGATGCTGGTGTAAAAGTTTATGATGCTGCTAATGATCAACGTTTAACTTTCATAGAAAGACCAAGAGGAAGCCCACGTCCTGAGCTGCTGCTTCCCCATTTAGCTTGGCAG GATGACAATTTGCTAGTCATTGGATGGGGAACATCTATTAAAATAGTATCAATAAGAAACAATCAGAATATAGCTAATGACACTTGCAAGAATTTACAAATATCTAGCTTGAACAAGGTGGATATTGTGGCGTCTTTTCAAACCAGCTATTTCATTTCTGGGATTGCACCCTTTGGTGATTCTTTGGTTATTCTAGCATATGTCCCTGTGGAAGAAGATGGGGAGAAGGACTTCAGCAGTGCTACTCCTTCACGTCAG GGAAATGCTCAGAGACCTGAAGTACGAGTTGTCACTCGGAACAATGATGAACTGTCAACTGATGCACTGCCAATACATGGCTTTGAGCATTACAAGGCCAAAGATTATTCTCTTGCACATTCTCCTTTCTCAG GTAGCAGTTATTCAGGTGGTCAATGGGCTGCTGGAAGTGAACCCTTGTACTATATTGTTTCCCCCAAGGATGTAGTTATTGCTAAGCCTAG GGATACTGAAGACCATATATCTTGGCTACTCCAGCATGGGTGTCACGAGAAAGCCTTGGCTGCAGTTGAAGCTGGTCAGGGTCGAAGTGAGCTTCATGAGGAG gtaaaattaaaatatcttgACAGTCTCATTGTGGAACATAAGTATGCTGAAGCGGCTTCTCACTGTCCCAAACTACTGCGAGGATCAGCTGCATGGGAAAG GTGGGTTTTCCATTTCGCTCACCTCCGTCAGCTTCCTGTATTGGTTCCATACATACCAACAGAAAATCCAAGGTTACGCGACACTGCTTACGAG GTTGCTCTTGTTGCTTTGGCGACGAATCCTTCATTCCACAAAGATCTCCTGTCTATTATCAGAACCTGGCCACATAATATATATTCGGCTTCGCCTGTTATCTCAGCTATAGAACCACAGCTAAATACTTCATCATCAACTGATGCTCTCAGAGAG GCTCTGGCTGAGTTGTATGTGATTGATGGACAATATGAGAAGGCGTTCAGCTTGTATGCCGAT CTTATGAAGCCGGATTTGTTCGACTTCATTGAAAAGCACAATTTGCATGATGGCATTCGTGAAAAG GTTGCCCAGCTGATGATGATAGACTGTAAACGTGCAATCTCACTGTTTATCCATCACAGGGACATCGTAAGCCCATCTGATGTAGTTTCACAAATTGTGGCTGCAAAGACCAAGTGTGATTACCGACAGTTTTTACATCTCTACTTGCATTCATTGTTTGAGTCAAATCCTCATGCTGGGAGGGATTTCCATGACATGCAG GTTGAACTGTATGCTGATTATGACCCAAAAATGCTGCTTCCCTTTCTACGGAGTAGTCAGCATTATACATTGGAAAAG GCTCATGAAATTTGTGTTAAAAGAGGACTTTTGAAAGAGCAAGTTTTCATCCTTGGAAGAATGGGAAATGCAAAACAAGCATTGACAGTAATCATTAATAAATTGGGTGATATAGAAGAG GCCATAGAATTTGTAAGTAATCAACACGATGATGACCTCTGGGAAGAGCTGATTAAGCAGTGTATGAACAAACCTGAGATG GTTGGGGTATTATTGGAGCATACTGTTGGCAATCTTGATCCCCTGTATATTGTAAACAGGGTGCCCAATGGCTTGGAGATACCTCG GCTGCGAGACCGTCTGGTGAAAATCATCACTGATTACAGGACTGAAACCTCTCTCAGACATGGATGTAACGATATTCTGAAG GCAGATTGCGTTAACTTGCTGATCAAGTGCTACAAGGAAGCAAGGCGGGCTATATACTTGGGCAACAAAGAAGACGAGTCCCACAGCAAAAGCAACAATAAAAACAGTGCCTCTCAGCCAGCCAAGAGATCTGTCAGCGTCAGAACCACAGAGGTCAAGTCTAAAAGCAGGTGTGGCGCAAGGTGTTGCATTTGCTTCGATCCATTCTCCATACAGGATGTGGCGATATATGCTTTCTTTTGTTGCCATGCATACCACGAGACGTGTCTCTCGGATTCCATCGTTTCGATAAGCAGACAAACGAAGCCAGCAACCCCCCCTCACTGGAACAACCTCCAGTATTATAGTGACAACGGTGATGACAATGATGACGATGATGGCAGTGTCGATGATGCTCGGATGCGTTGCATCTTGTGTACAACTGCTGCTGGTTGA